Sequence from the Paeniglutamicibacter cryotolerans genome:
ACGGCGTCGGAGACCGAGGCAACCGCGGCCTTCTGTCCGATCAGCCGTTCGCCGAGGTGCTCCTCCATGGTCAGCAGCTTCTGGCTTTCACCCTGGAGCATGCGCCCGGCGGGAATGCCGGTCCAGGCGGAGATGACCTCGGCAATATCGTCGGCGGTGACGTCTTCGGCAACCATCAAATCCCGTTCACCGGCCTGCTCCTCCGCCGCCTGAGCCGCCTGGAGCTCCTCCTGCAGCGTCGGGATTTCGCCATAGAGCAGGCGCGAGGCATTTTCCAGGTCGCCCTCGCGTTGGAACTTGTCGGCCTGCGACCGGAGCTCGTCAAGCCTGACCTTCAGGTCGCCCACGCGGTTCAGCCCGGCTTTTTCGGCTTCCCAGCGGGCATTGAGCGCAGCCAGTTCTTCCTTCTTGTCCGCGGCGTCGGCACGCAGGGCTTCGAGCCGTTCGATCGACGCGGCATCCGTCTCGCCTTCCAGCGCCAGCTCCTCCATGGTCAGCCGGTCCACCGCACGGCGTAGCTGGTCGATTTCCTCGGGTGCAGAGTCGATTTCCATGCGCAGTCGCGAGGCGGCCTCGTCGACCAGGTCGATGGCCTTGTCCGGCAGCTGGCGTCCGGTGATGTAGCGCTTGGACAGCGTGGCCGCAGCGACCAGCGCAGAGTCCGCAATGGCCACCTTATGGTGTGCCTCGTAGCGTTCCTTGAGCCCGCGCAGGATGCCGATGGTGTCCTCGACGCTTGGCTCGCCCACGTAGACCTGCTGGAAGCGGCGTTCCAGGGCCGGGTCCTTTTCGACGTTCTCACGGTATTCGTCAAGCGTGGTGGCGCCGATCAGACGCAGTTCGCCGCGGGCCAGCATGGGTTTGAGCATGTTCCCGGCGTCCATGGCGCCCTCCGACGCACCGGCGCCGACCACCGTATGGATTTCGTCGATAAACGTGACGACCTGTCCGTCCGAAGCCTTGATCTCCTCGAGCACCGCCTTGAAGCGCTCTTCGAATTCACCGCGGTATTTGGCCCCAGCGACCATCGCTGCCAGGTCCAGGGAGATCAGTGTCTTTCCGCGCAGGGATTCGGGGACGTCGCCAGCGACCATGCGCTGGGCCAGGCCCTCGACCACTGCCGTCTTACCAACGCCGGGTTCGCCGATGAGCACCGGGTTGTTCTTGGTGCGGCGGGAGAGGACTTGGACGACGCGCCGGATTTCGGAGTCTCTTCCGATGACCGGATCGAGTTTTCCGGTCCGGGCGATCGCCGTCATGTCGGTGCCGTACTTTTCCAGGGCCTGGAAGGTGTTTTCGGGGTCCGGGCTGTTCACCCGGTGGTCCCCGCGGATTCCGGGCAACGCCGTGTCCAGTACCGCACGCCCGGCGCCGGCGCCGCGCAGGATGTTGCCGGCTTCACCGGTATCCTCGCTAAGCCCCAGAGTCAGGTGCTCGGTCGAGACATAGGTGTCCCCCATGTCCTGCGCCGCCGACTGGGCGGTGGAGATGGCCTGCAGGATGCCACGGGAGTACTGCACCTGCGAAACGGTGGATCCGCTGGCCGAGGGAAGTGCCTTGATGGCGGCGCTCACCTGCGCAGAGAGGGAATCGGGATCGATCCCGACCGCCTTGAGCAGGGCGACCGCCACCGATTCGCGCTGGTCCAGCAATGCCTTAAGCAAGTGGACTGTTTCCACCTGCGGGTTCCCTGCCGTCGAAGCATTCATTCCGGATGCCGAGAGCGCTTCCTGACTCTTGGTCGTAAATTTAGTATCCACGTAGTTCCCTCCTGACCTTGATAAATGACTCAAACATGAGTCTATTACGCTCAACTTGCTTATATTGCAGTTTATTCCATCGCCGAGGCGTTCCGTGCTGGCCCGACCTAGCCGCTACCCCGCCGCCGCCGCCTCGATCACCGCAATGTCCAGTTTCCGCATCGCCATGAATGCCTCCACGACCCGGTTGACCACCTCGGGATCGGAATCGGAGAGCAATTCGCCGAGCCGGACCGGGACCACCTGCCAAGAAACCCCGAAGCGGTCCTTGAGCCAGCCGCACTGGCCCTCTTCTCCGCCATCGGTCAGCCCAGACCAATAGTGGTCGACCTCCGACTGGTCCTCGCACAAGACCTGGAACGAGGCGGCCTCGCTGAACGAGTACTGGGGGCCGCCATTCAGCGCGATGAACCTGCGTCCCTTGAGCACGAATTCGACGATGGCAGGCTCTCGCTCCAAGGCCGCCGGGGCCTCGAGCGAGACGTCACCCAGCAGCCCGGATTCGGGGAAGATCCCCGTATAGAAGATGGCGGCCTGGCGGCCCTGCCCGTCGAACCACAAGCAGTTGACGATGTCCCGCATTGCATTTCCTTCCGTGGGAGCTCCGCGACGTGGACGCAGTCCCACGATATGCGCGCCGCGGCAACCGGACAAGGCCATGAGAACGGTTCAGAAGCGTTTCGGGTATCCGGAGGAGACCGGTACGATGACCTTGCCCAGCGGGGCCAGCGAAACGGGAATCATCTTGAGGTTTGCGATACCCAGGGGGATGCCGACAATGCTCAGGAACATGGGAATGGCAGTCAATGCATGTCCGATGGCAATCCAGATCCCAGCAACCAGAATCCAGATGACATTCCCGATAGTAGATAAAGCTCCTACTTTGTCATGACGGTCCACGATGGTGCGCCCGAAGGGCCATAGGGCGTAAAGCGCGATCCTGAAGGAAGCGATGCCGAACGGGATCGTCACAATCAGCAGGCAACAGACGATGCCCGCCAGTAGATATCCCAGCGCCAACCAGATACCGCCAAAAACCAACCAAATGACATTGAGGAGTGTCGACACCGTGTTTTTCATGTCACAAGCATCCCCCGCCCTCCTGGGGAAAGCCATCGGGGATCACTCTGGTTTCCCGGGGGAAAAGCGGAATAACGTTTGCTAACGATTCCGCTCTACCGCCCCGGATGGTCATTTGCCCCCCGTGGATGAGGGCATGCTTAAGGGATGCGATTGTCCTCTGGTCGGCTTTTCCCTGTCCTTTTAGTTTCCGCCCTCGGCCTCACCCTGCTTGCGGGATGCGCCCAGGTCCCCGCCACAGCACAGTTGCCCGACCCGGCAGTCACCGCCCCCGCCTCCATCGCAGACCAGGTCCTTACCACCGAGGGGCTCCCGGTATCTCTGGTTCCTGGACTGGAAACGGTGATCCGCTCCAAGGAAGACCAGCACTTGTTCTTCAGCTGGTTTTCGCTTCCCGGCGAATCAGCCCTGGGCGCGACCCAGGAGGCCTTGGTTGGCAAGATCGTCGATCCGTTCATTGCCGCGGAGGCGCCGGTTCCCGCAGGTGCCGCACCAGAGCTGAACGTGCGGCCGGCACTCACTGCAGTTTCGGAAAGGATGCTGGGAACCCGCATCAGTTCCTACGTGTTCACGGGATCCTCCGGTGGTACCAGCTACCACACGCAATGGTTCGATCTGGAGCAGGGCACGGCACTGGAAAGCCGCGGCTTGTTCACGGGGCCCGCCGAATGGGCGACCTTCAAGTCGCTGGTCAGCGAGTTGCTGGCGCAGAACCCGTGGGCGTTGGCCGACGGCTTGGACACGCTGGACGATGTCCTGCTGGACTCGCTGAACTTCGATTCCGCAGGCAACATGCTGGTCGAATTCGACGAATCAAGCGTCGCCCCCGCCCCCGCGGGAACCATAGTCATCAAGGTGCCTTCCGGCACTGTGCTGCCGATGCTCTCGGAGGACGGCCTGGCCGCCCGCTCCGCCGGCATGAACCCGGTGGGGATCCCCTCCCCGACCTCGCACCTCCCCGAATTGCCCCCGGGCTCGGCACCTGGAACTCCGCCGGTCGAAGCCCGCTCCGTCCAGAAGGCCAACTGCACCAAGGTCAAGTGCGTCGCGCTGACCTTCGACGACGGTCCGGGCCCCAAGACAACCAAGGTGCTTGATGCGCTGAAGGCAGCCGATGCGCGGGCGACGTTCTTCGTCGTCGGCCCCAACGCGGTCGCCCGCCCCCGGGTGCTCAAGCGCATGGCGGCCGAGGGCCACGAGATCGGCAACCACACGTGGAACCACCGGCTGCTGACGTCGCTGGACGAAAAAGCGATCCAGAACGAACTGGACAGCACCGACACCGCCATTTCCAAGGCCGTCGGACGGGGTCCCACCGTCACCCGGCCGCCCTACGGGGCGAAGAACCCCACCACCAACCGACTGACCCGCACCCCGGTCGTGTTGTGGAACGTGGACACCCTTGACTGGAAGCACCGCAGCACCTCCAAGACGGTGGCCTCCGCGCTCAATGACACCCGGCCCGGATCCATCGTGCTGATGCACGACATCCACCCCAGCACCGTGGCAGCCGTCCCGGCGATCTTGGCCGGACTCAAGAAAAAGGGATACCATTTCGTCACGGTTTCGGAGCTGCTGGAATCAAATCACCCCAAGGCCGGGGTCGCCTATAGCAACGGCCCAGCGCCGAAACAGAAGAAACCAACGAAAAACAAGGGCTAACGTTTAATCATGAGCAATCCTGAAGAGCACAAGGCCCCGGTCAGCGGGCGGGCCGCCGAAGACCTATCGTTCTACCGCGAGGAACCGGTTTCCTTCGTCAGGCGCGGAACCCGGCTGCACGGCCGCAGGGCCGAGGCCTGGGACCGGCTGGCCGACGAACTGATCATCGACGTCCCACGCGATCGTGCCGATACGTCGGTGGCCGAGCACGCCACCTTCGACATCGAGCAAATCTACGGCCGCAACGCACCGCTGATCGTCGAGATCGGCTCGGGGCTGGGCGAGGCGATGGCACACGCCGCCGCCGAGCACCCCGAAAAGAACTTCCTGGCCGTCGAGGTCTACCGCCCGGGACTGGCGGCACTGATCGCTCGCGCCGAGGAGCGTGGATTAGGCAACGTCCGCGCCGTACAGGCCAACGCCCCAGAGGTGCTGGACGTCATGTTGGAACCCGGTTCGGTCAACGAGCTATGGATCTTCTTCTCCGATCCGTGGCACAAGACCCGCCACCACAAACGGCGCCTGATCAAGCCCTCGTTCATCGATAAGGCGGCACGCGTGCTGGCCCCCGGCGGAACGCTCCGGCTGGCTACCGACTGGTCCAACTACGCCGAGCAGATGCGCGAGGTGCTCGACGCCTCGACGGACTTCGATTCGTTGCACGCCGGCGAACGCTCCGGCGAGGACAGCGCCCTGACCCGCGTCCGCCGTTTCGGGCTGGAGGGTCACGATCCGGAGCCGGAGTTCACCGACGAGCTCGGAGGTTGGGCCCCTCGCTTCGAGGGCCGCACCTTGACCAACTTCGAAGGCAAGGCCGGCAAGGCAGGACGGCTGATTTTCGACCTGGCCTACCGCCGCCGCTAGGCCAGAGGCTGCAATCCGCTGGCGATCAGTGCCAGATTGCGCAGGCAGAGAGTGTCCCCGTCACGGTACCCGTGGCGGGGATTCCTGCTATCGGGCAGATATTGGGAGGTGTTGTGCCCGGAGACGGCCAGCAGGCCGAGCCCGGGCCGAGCTCCGATGGCGAACCTCCTCCCGGCGAGCCTGCGCCCCGAAAGCAGCCGGCCCCAGAACGAAGTCAGGTCCCGTGGTGCGACGGCGTCGAATTGCGGTATCCGAGGCGGCAGGGAACGCGGGCTGCCCGCCGAGCCGGTGGTGGCCAGCACGTCGACCACCACCACACCGTGCAAGTGCTCCAGCGCCAGGGCGGCAACCGTGGCCCCGTAGGAGTGGGCTTCGATGGCCAGATGGGCGCGGCACGGACGCAGCCTGTTGAACATGGCCAGGTCCTCCGCGAGCCGCATGGCGCCCTGTCGGGCCGCCGCGTTGGATAGCGCGGGGACCAGGCCCGGCGCCCGGTACCCGAGCCAGCTGATGACGCATGGTCCTTCAATACCCACTGCCTGCTGGGCCAGGTAGAGGCCTCCGGCCTCACGCACGCTGCCCCAGAGCGCCTTGGAGGCACGGATCCCGGACCCGGACACCTGGAAGGTCACGTGAGTTGCCGTATCCGGATCGCCCACCGCCACGGCCGCCAGCGGTTCGGATGCGTCCAGGTCCAGGTACAACAGCCGCCGCGGAGGGATGGCGGAGTTCATCGAATCCCCGCGCAGCGCATGGGCCATGCCATCGAGCGCCGAACGCGCCGACGGCGCCAGGTGCGCGCGGCGCACCTTGTCCCGCTCGAACTGCGCGGTCGCATGCAGCGTCAGTTCGGCGTAGGACGCCGGGAAGCGCATCGGGGCTACCGCTGCGGGGACCAGACCACGATGGCCTGGCTGCGCCCGCGGGGCCGCTGTCCGCGGGCCAGGGAGACCACGTCTCCCGCCGCGCCGGCAGCGAAGACGCGTCCGGCCTCCAGCGCCTGCCGATAGGCCCGCGCGTCGGAGAGCTCCTCGTTCAGCTCCCTGACGTGGGAACGCAACGCGGCGACCTGATGTTCGAGGGCCATGATCCGCTTAATGCCCTCGAGGGAGACTCCCTCCTTGGACAGGAGCTGGATCTCACGCAGCAGATCAACGTCGTGCAGGCTGTACCGTCGCTGCTTGCCGCCCTGCCGGGAGGGCATGACGAGACCCATTCGATCGTATTGGCGCAGCGTCTGCGGGTGCATGTCGGCCAGCTGCGCGGCCACGGAAATCACGAAGACCGGGATGAAGCGATCGTTGTCCATACCTTGGTTCTGGTTCCTTCCGTTGCCGTCCGAGGCTAGCGCCCGCCGTTGATCCCCGGGTTGGCTAAAGCGCTGCCTTGGCCTTGAGCTGCGCCCGTGGATTCGCGTCGGCGGTGGCCTCGGCAAACGCCTTTACCGCGGCCTCGGCCTCGGCCGAGAGGTTTTGCGGGACGACGACGTCGAGCACGACCAGCAGGTCGCCATCGCCCTTGGCGCTCTTGACCCCGCGGCCCTTCAGACGCAGGGTCCGTCCCGATGCCGAACCGGCGGGAACCTTCACTTTTACCGTATCGCCGGTGAGCGTGGGGACCTCGATCTGGCCGCCGAGGGCTGCCTCGGCGAAAGTCACCGGGACATGGATCCTGATGTCGTTTCCCTCGCGGGCGAAGAAGGAATGCGGCTTGACCGAGACCTTGACGATCAAATCGCCGTTGCCCGCCGACCCTGCCGAGCCCTTGCCGCGCACGCGGACGGACTGGCCGTCCTTGATGCCGGGCGGGATCCTCACGTCGATGACCTCGCCGCTGGGTTCGCGCAGGCCGATCGTGGTTCCCTTGATGGAACCGGCAAAGGAGATGGTCGTGGTCGCGTTGCGGTCGGCACCCTTGCGCGGGGCCTGCTGGAAGCCACCACCGCCACCGAACATATCGGCGAATTCCGGAGGTAGCCCGCCACCGCTGAACCCTCCGCCACCGCGGCGCTGTCCACCGCCACCGCCAAAGAGGTTGCTGAAGACGTCCTCGAAGCCGCCGCCGGCCCCGGGGTGTCCCTGGCCACCGGCGCTGAAGCGGGCGCCCGAGCCCATGGCACGGATCCCGTCGTACTGCTGGCGTTCCTCGGGGTCCGAGAGCACCGAGTGCGCCTCGGTGATGTCCTTGAACCGCTTCTCCGCCGCCGGATCACCGTCGTTGGTGTCCGGGTGGTACTTGCGCGCCATCTTGCGGTACGCCTTCTTGATGTCTGCGTCGCTGGCGTCCTTCGAGACGCCGAGAATCGCGTAAAAGTCCTTCTCGACCCAATCCTGACTGGCCATCAGGCGCCTCCTTCGGATGGTACTTCAACTTCATGTGGTCCCGGGGCGATTGCCCGCGCGGGGTAAAAACGGTGGAGCCGGGCCATCGTCCTCCAGCGGGGCACCGGTTTCCCGGTTCCCCGCTGGAGGACGGCGCCTGGCCGTGGATGATGCCTTATTCTCCGGTGGAGACGATCACCTGGGCGGCACGCATGACGCGCTCGCCCTTCTTGAAGCCGGTGCGGAGAACCATGGATACGTGATCCGCGGGGATCTCCGGGTTCGGCTGCTGCATCAGTGCCTCGTGGATGGTCGGGTCGAAGACGACGCCGGCCTCGGCAATGCGCTCCAGGCCAAGGCCCTCGAGCACAGCGTCGAGCTTGTTCGCGATCGAAGCGAACGGGCCATCGGTCAAATCACCGTGGGCACGTGCCGCGTCGATGTCGTCGAGCACCGTCAGCATGTTATTCAGCACCGACTGGACGGCAAGTTCGCGGACTGCCTCCCGGTCACGCTCGACGCGCTTGCGGTAGTTCACGTACTCGGCCTGCAAGCGCTGCAGGTCCTCACGGAGCTCCGCCTCACGGGCATTGGCCTCCGCGTCGGCGGAATCCTCCACCGTTGCGGCCTCGTTGAGGATGGCCTCGGCCTGCGAGAGCGCGTCCCCCGAATCGTGCGCCTCGTCCACCGGGGTCACTTCCTCGTGGTTCTGCTCTTCTTCATTACCGTTGTCAGCCATGGAAGTCGCGCCTACTTCTTTTCGTCTTCGTCGATGACCTCTGCGTCGACAATGTCCTCTTCGGGAGCCGTGGCGTCGGCTTCCGGAGCCTGGGCAGCCTCGGACTGGGACTGGGCGTACAGTGCCTCGCCCAGCTTCGACTGCGAGGCCTGGAGCTTGTCGAAGGCGGCCTTGATCGCCGCGTCGTTGTCCTGGACCTCAAGTGCCGCCTTGAGCTCGTCGACGTCGGCCTGGACCTCGGTCTTGACCTCTTCGGGCAGCTTGTCGGCGTTGTCCTTGATCAACTTGTCCACGGAGTACGCGGTCTGCTCGGCCGAGTTGCGGATTTCGGCTGCCTCGCGGCGTGTCTTGTCCTCCGCCGCGTGCTCTTCGGCTTCGCGGACCATGCGATCGATGTCTTCCTTGGACAGCGAGGAACCGCCGGTGATGGTCATCGACTGCTCGACGCCGGTGCCCTTGTCCTTGGCCGAAACGTGCACGATGCCGTTGGCGTCGATGTCGAAGGTGACCTCGACCTGCGGGATGCCGCGCGGAGCCGGCGCGATGCCGGTCAGCTCGAACGTGCCCAGCGGCTTGTTGTCGCGGGTGAACTCGCGCTCGCCCTGGAAGACCTGGATCGATACCGACGGCTGGTTGTCATCGGCCGTCGTGAAGGTCTCGGAACGCTTGGTCGGGATGGCCGTGTTGCGCTCGATCAGCTTGGTCATGACACCGCCCTTGGTTTCGATGCCCAGGGACAGCGGGGTGACGTCGATGAGCAGGACGTCCTTGCGCTCGCCCTTCAGCACGCCGGCCTGCAATGCGGCGCCAACGGCGACGACCTCATCCGGGTTGACG
This genomic interval carries:
- the clpB gene encoding ATP-dependent chaperone ClpB, whose product is MDTKFTTKSQEALSASGMNASTAGNPQVETVHLLKALLDQRESVAVALLKAVGIDPDSLSAQVSAAIKALPSASGSTVSQVQYSRGILQAISTAQSAAQDMGDTYVSTEHLTLGLSEDTGEAGNILRGAGAGRAVLDTALPGIRGDHRVNSPDPENTFQALEKYGTDMTAIARTGKLDPVIGRDSEIRRVVQVLSRRTKNNPVLIGEPGVGKTAVVEGLAQRMVAGDVPESLRGKTLISLDLAAMVAGAKYRGEFEERFKAVLEEIKASDGQVVTFIDEIHTVVGAGASEGAMDAGNMLKPMLARGELRLIGATTLDEYRENVEKDPALERRFQQVYVGEPSVEDTIGILRGLKERYEAHHKVAIADSALVAAATLSKRYITGRQLPDKAIDLVDEAASRLRMEIDSAPEEIDQLRRAVDRLTMEELALEGETDAASIERLEALRADAADKKEELAALNARWEAEKAGLNRVGDLKVRLDELRSQADKFQREGDLENASRLLYGEIPTLQEELQAAQAAEEQAGERDLMVAEDVTADDIAEVISAWTGIPAGRMLQGESQKLLTMEEHLGERLIGQKAAVASVSDAVRRARTGISDPDRPTGSFLFLGPTGVGKTELAKALAGFLFDDERAMVRIDMSEYSEKQSVARLVGAPPGYIGYEEGGQLTEAVRRRPYSVVLLDEVEKAHPEVFDILLQVLDDGRLTDGQGRTVDFRNVIMVLTSNLGSQFMVDQTMEAGEKKDAVMAVVNSSFKPEFLNRLDDVIMFDPLSLEDLGRIVSLQVDSMAARLAGKRLRLEVDDAARDWLAFTGFDPAYGARPLRRLVQREIGDRLARALLTGTIQDGDTVHVGVNEAGDALTVESASTS
- the trmB gene encoding tRNA (guanosine(46)-N7)-methyltransferase TrmB; protein product: MSNPEEHKAPVSGRAAEDLSFYREEPVSFVRRGTRLHGRRAEAWDRLADELIIDVPRDRADTSVAEHATFDIEQIYGRNAPLIVEIGSGLGEAMAHAAAEHPEKNFLAVEVYRPGLAALIARAEERGLGNVRAVQANAPEVLDVMLEPGSVNELWIFFSDPWHKTRHHKRRLIKPSFIDKAARVLAPGGTLRLATDWSNYAEQMREVLDASTDFDSLHAGERSGEDSALTRVRRFGLEGHDPEPEFTDELGGWAPRFEGRTLTNFEGKAGKAGRLIFDLAYRRR
- a CDS encoding VOC family protein: MRDIVNCLWFDGQGRQAAIFYTGIFPESGLLGDVSLEAPAALEREPAIVEFVLKGRRFIALNGGPQYSFSEAASFQVLCEDQSEVDHYWSGLTDGGEEGQCGWLKDRFGVSWQVVPVRLGELLSDSDPEVVNRVVEAFMAMRKLDIAVIEAAAAG
- a CDS encoding nucleotide exchange factor GrpE, yielding MADNGNEEEQNHEEVTPVDEAHDSGDALSQAEAILNEAATVEDSADAEANAREAELREDLQRLQAEYVNYRKRVERDREAVRELAVQSVLNNMLTVLDDIDAARAHGDLTDGPFASIANKLDAVLEGLGLERIAEAGVVFDPTIHEALMQQPNPEIPADHVSMVLRTGFKKGERVMRAAQVIVSTGE
- a CDS encoding polysaccharide deacetylase family protein; amino-acid sequence: MRLSSGRLFPVLLVSALGLTLLAGCAQVPATAQLPDPAVTAPASIADQVLTTEGLPVSLVPGLETVIRSKEDQHLFFSWFSLPGESALGATQEALVGKIVDPFIAAEAPVPAGAAPELNVRPALTAVSERMLGTRISSYVFTGSSGGTSYHTQWFDLEQGTALESRGLFTGPAEWATFKSLVSELLAQNPWALADGLDTLDDVLLDSLNFDSAGNMLVEFDESSVAPAPAGTIVIKVPSGTVLPMLSEDGLAARSAGMNPVGIPSPTSHLPELPPGSAPGTPPVEARSVQKANCTKVKCVALTFDDGPGPKTTKVLDALKAADARATFFVVGPNAVARPRVLKRMAAEGHEIGNHTWNHRLLTSLDEKAIQNELDSTDTAISKAVGRGPTVTRPPYGAKNPTTNRLTRTPVVLWNVDTLDWKHRSTSKTVASALNDTRPGSIVLMHDIHPSTVAAVPAILAGLKKKGYHFVTVSELLESNHPKAGVAYSNGPAPKQKKPTKNKG
- a CDS encoding DnaJ C-terminal domain-containing protein, yielding MASQDWVEKDFYAILGVSKDASDADIKKAYRKMARKYHPDTNDGDPAAEKRFKDITEAHSVLSDPEERQQYDGIRAMGSGARFSAGGQGHPGAGGGFEDVFSNLFGGGGGQRRGGGGFSGGGLPPEFADMFGGGGGFQQAPRKGADRNATTTISFAGSIKGTTIGLREPSGEVIDVRIPPGIKDGQSVRVRGKGSAGSAGNGDLIVKVSVKPHSFFAREGNDIRIHVPVTFAEAALGGQIEVPTLTGDTVKVKVPAGSASGRTLRLKGRGVKSAKGDGDLLVVLDVVVPQNLSAEAEAAVKAFAEATADANPRAQLKAKAAL
- a CDS encoding YccF domain-containing protein; translated protein: MSTLLNVIWLVFGGIWLALGYLLAGIVCCLLIVTIPFGIASFRIALYALWPFGRTIVDRHDKVGALSTIGNVIWILVAGIWIAIGHALTAIPMFLSIVGIPLGIANLKMIPVSLAPLGKVIVPVSSGYPKRF
- a CDS encoding heat shock protein transcriptional repressor HspR, whose translation is MDNDRFIPVFVISVAAQLADMHPQTLRQYDRMGLVMPSRQGGKQRRYSLHDVDLLREIQLLSKEGVSLEGIKRIMALEHQVAALRSHVRELNEELSDARAYRQALEAGRVFAAGAAGDVVSLARGQRPRGRSQAIVVWSPQR
- a CDS encoding alpha/beta hydrolase, giving the protein MRFPASYAELTLHATAQFERDKVRRAHLAPSARSALDGMAHALRGDSMNSAIPPRRLLYLDLDASEPLAAVAVGDPDTATHVTFQVSGSGIRASKALWGSVREAGGLYLAQQAVGIEGPCVISWLGYRAPGLVPALSNAAARQGAMRLAEDLAMFNRLRPCRAHLAIEAHSYGATVAALALEHLHGVVVVDVLATTGSAGSPRSLPPRIPQFDAVAPRDLTSFWGRLLSGRRLAGRRFAIGARPGLGLLAVSGHNTSQYLPDSRNPRHGYRDGDTLCLRNLALIASGLQPLA